The Myxococcota bacterium genome includes the window GCGACGTCCGCCTCGCTGAACTCGTAGGACGAGCGCAGCTCGGGGTCATTCTTCGCGAGAAGTTTCGCGAGCGCCACCATAACGTGACACTGCTTCACCGTGGCATCGTCCTGCATCTTGCCGTCGATCATCACGGCACCCGTACCATCTCCCATCTCCTTGAGGACGTGCTTCGCCCACAGCACCTCCTCGACCGGCGGGCTGAACACCTTCTTGGCGATGTCGATCTGCACCGGGTGCAGGCTCCAGGCGCCGACGCAACCCATCAGGAAGGCGTTCCGGAACTGGTCTTCGCAGGCCACCGTGTCCTTGATGTCGCCAAAGGGGCCGTAGTAAGGGAGGATCCCGTTGGCGTTACAGGCGTCGACCATGCGCGCCATCGTGTAGTGCCAGAGGTCCTGCTGCGCCGTGGTGCGCGGCGCTTCGATGTCCTCGCCTTCCGGGTCGGTGCGCACCAGGTAGCCGGGGTGACCGCCACCCACGCGCGTCGTCTTCATGCGACGCGACGCGGCCAGGTCGGCCGGTCCGAGCGACAGGCCCTGCATGCGCGGGCTCGCCGCGCAGATCTCCTCGACGTTCGCGACGCCGAGCGCCGTCTCGAGGATGGCGTGGATGAGCAGCGGCTTCTGGATGCCGGCGCGCGCCTCGAGCTGGGCAAGCAGGCGGTCGACGTAGTGGATGTCCCAGGCGCCTTCGACCTTCGGGATCATGATCACGTCGAGTTCGTTTCCGATCTCGGTGACGAGCGTGAAGATGTCGTCGAGGAACCAGGGGCTCTCGAGACAGTTCACGCGGGTCCAGAGCTGGCAATCGCCGAAGTCGGTCTCGCGCCCGATCTTCACGAGCCCCTCGCGCGCCGCGATCTTGTTGTCGGCCTTGATCGCGTCCTCGAGGTTGCCCAGCAGGACGTCGCACTTCTTCGCTATGTCCGGGACCTTCGTCGCCATCTTCGGGTTCGAAGGGTCGAAGAAGTGGATCATCCGGGAAGGCGTGAAGGGGATCTCGCGCGGCGGGGCCGGCGCGCCGATCGCCATCGGCTGGAAGAAATCCTTGGCACTTCGCATGGTCGCCTCCTCTGCGCCTCCGACGCGGTGGACGGAGACGCGGGTCGTCGCTTGTCAGGGGCCGTCCCGGGGCGCCGGCCAGGAGGGGGCGGCGCGGGGAGCGGGGGGTCTTCGCTGGGCGGACGCTAGCGCAACCCATCCGCCCGGGAGGCGCCGGGAACTCGTCTGGGCACCGCCACGCTAGGCGTAGTGGCTGCGTCGCTTGACCGCGATCTCGCGGTCGAGCTCGAAGATCGGGACCTTCTTCCAGCCGGCCGGGGCGTCGTCGCTCGCGGGCGCGTCGGCGTCCTGGACGAACTTGTGGCCCAGCAGCCGGGCTTCGAGGATGCCCAGATCCGGGCGACCCTCGAGATCGCGTTTACCGCGGATCTCGGTCGCAGCGAAGACCGTGTCGCCGGCGAAGAGCGGCGCCGTGTGGCGGCCCGTCGGGTAGGAGATGTCGCCGAGGGAGTTGTCGCCGACGTCGGGCGAGGACAGCCCGAGGCAGAGCGTGAACGGGATGCCGCCGAAGATGATCAGCTGCCCGCCGACGTACTGGGACGGGTTCTGGTCGATCATGAACTGGTTGCAGTGCACCTGGCTCGTGTTGTCGAGCACCGCGGTCAGGTGGATGTGCTCGCTCGTCATGGTGCGACCGCGTGAGTGCTCGATCCGCGTGCCGACCTCGAAGTCCTCGAAGTAGCTGTCCGGGCTCGAGAGGTGCGCCATCGACTTGTAGTCGACGCTCGGGTCATGGGCCGGGAGCCAGAGGTCGCAGGCGACCGGATCCGGGTCCACCTCTCCCGGGTGAAGCTCGGCGTCGTCGTCGCGCTTGTAGACCTGGACCTTGCGCTGCCAGGACATCACCACGGCCTCGTCGCTCGCGCCGATGTTCTTCCGCGCCGTCGACTGCACGTGAACGATGCCCAGGTTGGGGCGGCTCGACGACGGACGCACGTTCAGCACCTTCGTCTCGACTTCGATCGTGTCTCCGACGTAGACCGGCGCGCCGAAGCGCATGTCGATGTACTCGAGGTTCGCGCGTGCGTTCTCCGAGATGTCCTCGACGGTCTGGCTGAACGCGATCAGCATCGTGAGGCCGGGCGGGGACGTCAGGCCCTCGAAGCCGTACGCGCGGGCGTAGCGCGCGTTCTTCGTCAGCGGGTTCGACGTCATCGCGAACTCGGTGAACGTCGTGAAGAGCCCCTCGGTCAGGGTCTTCCCGCCCTTGTGGCGGAAGATCTGACCGGGTCGGAAGTCTTCGAGGAAATTGCCGGTGCGCTTCTGGATCGTGCGGGTGACTTCGGTCAAGGGAGGGTTCCTATCGATGGGGGCGGCAGCCTAGCCCGCGAAGCCGTCCCCTTCCAAGCCGTCGTGCGGCGCGGCCCCGTCGGAGTCGCGGGCGGGGCAGGCCGCGCCGAGTCCGCACCGATCGACGCGGCCGCGCAAGCAGGCGCGCTGGCCGAGAGCCTCGAACCAGAACTCGACCTCGTCGGGGGAGAGATCGGGCGCCCGCTCCGCACACGCCGCGAGAAAAGCCGCCGGGCCGTCCGCCGGTT containing:
- a CDS encoding CoA ester lyase — encoded protein: MRSAKDFFQPMAIGAPAPPREIPFTPSRMIHFFDPSNPKMATKVPDIAKKCDVLLGNLEDAIKADNKIAAREGLVKIGRETDFGDCQLWTRVNCLESPWFLDDIFTLVTEIGNELDVIMIPKVEGAWDIHYVDRLLAQLEARAGIQKPLLIHAILETALGVANVEEICAASPRMQGLSLGPADLAASRRMKTTRVGGGHPGYLVRTDPEGEDIEAPRTTAQQDLWHYTMARMVDACNANGILPYYGPFGDIKDTVACEDQFRNAFLMGCVGAWSLHPVQIDIAKKVFSPPVEEVLWAKHVLKEMGDGTGAVMIDGKMQDDATVKQCHVMVALAKLLAKNDPELRSSYEFSEADVAD
- a CDS encoding MaoC family dehydratase, encoding MTEVTRTIQKRTGNFLEDFRPGQIFRHKGGKTLTEGLFTTFTEFAMTSNPLTKNARYARAYGFEGLTSPPGLTMLIAFSQTVEDISENARANLEYIDMRFGAPVYVGDTIEVETKVLNVRPSSSRPNLGIVHVQSTARKNIGASDEAVVMSWQRKVQVYKRDDDAELHPGEVDPDPVACDLWLPAHDPSVDYKSMAHLSSPDSYFEDFEVGTRIEHSRGRTMTSEHIHLTAVLDNTSQVHCNQFMIDQNPSQYVGGQLIIFGGIPFTLCLGLSSPDVGDNSLGDISYPTGRHTAPLFAGDTVFAATEIRGKRDLEGRPDLGILEARLLGHKFVQDADAPASDDAPAGWKKVPIFELDREIAVKRRSHYA